A single genomic interval of Leptospira dzoumogneensis harbors:
- the uvrB gene encoding excinuclease ABC subunit UvrB has protein sequence MSSIFKIHSNYKAAGDQVQAIEKIGQAFNKGEDKVTLVGVTGSGKTFTMAQVIANMGLPTLVLSHNKTLAAQLFREFKEFFPENAVEYFVSYYDYYQPEAYVPSSDTFIEKDMSMNEEIDKLRLRATSSLLERDDVVIVSSVSCIYGLGSPEEYVNSVVALKKGDIIDRDQVIRKLLHIQYNRNDTDFSRGNFRVRGDSIEVYPAYHTDAFRIEFFGDEVDSISRIHPVTAQVIAKQEKCFIYPAKHFIMSPPLIKDAVKRIKDEMAEQEIKFTKENKFLEAQRIVSRTNYDMEMLQEMGYCNGIENYSRHLTGRKEGERPACLIDYFRGDFLLIVDESHVTIPQVGGMYAGDRARKQTLVDFGFRLPSALDNRPLNFAEFESLTPKTLYVSATPADYELEKSKSRVEQIIRPTGLLDPNVEVRPTKNQVEDLLIEIRKRIDLGERVLVTTLTKKMSEDLSDYYKELGLKVSYLHSEVDTLERVEIIRDLRKGIYDVLIGINLLREGLDIPEVSLVAILDADKEGFLRNYKSLIQTIGRAARNINGTAVLYADKMTDSMTRAIEETKRRRTIQEEHNQKYRISPQTIKKEIADMIERTEKELAPEEYAAEEINKKFREKNFSSKEEMKEKIREEMLKAAKELDFERAALLRDKMLSIKSTPTEEK, from the coding sequence ATGTCTTCGATTTTTAAAATACATTCCAACTATAAAGCGGCCGGGGACCAGGTCCAAGCCATAGAAAAAATAGGCCAGGCATTCAATAAGGGAGAAGATAAGGTCACCCTAGTGGGTGTGACAGGCTCCGGAAAAACATTCACTATGGCCCAGGTGATCGCAAATATGGGACTTCCTACCTTGGTTTTGTCGCATAACAAAACTTTGGCGGCACAGCTTTTCAGGGAATTTAAGGAGTTTTTCCCGGAGAATGCTGTGGAATACTTCGTTTCCTATTATGATTACTACCAACCTGAGGCTTACGTACCTTCTTCCGATACGTTTATAGAAAAAGATATGTCCATGAACGAGGAGATAGACAAGCTCAGACTTCGTGCTACTTCTTCTTTATTGGAAAGAGACGATGTAGTGATCGTAAGTTCAGTCTCTTGTATTTACGGTTTGGGATCTCCGGAAGAATATGTGAACTCCGTTGTCGCATTGAAAAAAGGAGATATTATAGATAGGGATCAGGTCATTCGCAAACTTCTTCATATACAATACAATCGTAATGATACTGATTTCTCCCGCGGGAATTTCAGAGTAAGAGGGGACTCTATCGAAGTTTATCCTGCGTATCATACGGACGCATTCCGGATCGAATTTTTCGGAGACGAGGTGGATTCGATTTCCAGGATCCATCCGGTTACCGCTCAAGTGATCGCAAAACAGGAAAAATGTTTTATCTATCCTGCAAAACACTTCATCATGTCTCCTCCATTGATAAAGGACGCTGTCAAAAGAATCAAAGATGAGATGGCGGAACAGGAGATCAAGTTCACCAAAGAGAATAAATTTTTAGAAGCACAACGTATCGTATCCAGAACGAATTACGATATGGAAATGCTGCAAGAGATGGGATATTGTAACGGGATCGAAAATTATTCACGTCATCTTACGGGAAGGAAAGAAGGAGAAAGACCTGCCTGTCTTATCGATTATTTCCGCGGAGATTTTTTACTCATAGTGGATGAGTCTCACGTTACAATTCCTCAGGTGGGGGGAATGTATGCAGGAGATAGAGCCCGTAAACAAACTCTGGTGGATTTCGGATTCAGATTACCTTCTGCCCTGGACAATAGACCTTTAAACTTTGCGGAATTTGAATCCTTAACTCCTAAAACTCTTTATGTATCCGCAACACCTGCGGATTACGAATTAGAAAAGAGTAAATCAAGAGTTGAACAGATCATTCGTCCTACGGGGCTTTTGGATCCGAATGTAGAAGTTCGGCCTACCAAAAATCAGGTAGAAGATCTTCTTATAGAGATCCGTAAAAGAATCGATCTGGGAGAAAGAGTACTCGTCACCACATTGACTAAGAAGATGTCTGAGGATCTTTCCGATTATTATAAAGAATTAGGACTCAAAGTCTCTTATCTACACTCCGAAGTGGATACATTAGAGAGGGTGGAGATCATCCGAGATCTTAGGAAGGGAATATATGACGTTCTAATCGGGATCAATCTTTTACGAGAAGGATTGGATATTCCCGAGGTCTCTCTGGTTGCTATTTTGGACGCGGACAAAGAAGGTTTTTTAAGAAATTATAAATCCTTAATACAGACGATAGGTCGGGCTGCGAGAAATATCAACGGAACTGCAGTGTTGTACGCGGATAAGATGACAGATTCTATGACCAGAGCCATAGAAGAGACCAAAAGAAGAAGGACCATCCAGGAAGAACATAACCAGAAATACAGGATCTCTCCTCAAACGATCAAAAAAGAAATCGCAGATATGATCGAAAGGACGGAAAAAGAACTGGCTCCCGAGGAATACGCTGCGGAAGAGATCAACAAAAAGTTCAGAGAGAAAAACTTCTCTTCTAAAGAGGAAATGAAAGAGAAGATCAGAGAAGAAATGTTAAAAGCAGCCAAGGAATTGGATTTCGAAAGAGCAGCACTTCTCAGAGACAAAATGCTTTCCATCAAATCGACTCCTACAGAGGAAAAATGA
- a CDS encoding glycosyltransferase family 2 protein, which produces MMLPISACIITLNEEDNIERCLSSLDFVNEIIVLDSGSKDKTESIAKKKGAKVVLRKFDDYVSQKNHVISLAENPWILTLDADEELSPGLKEEIKSLFKNGEPEEDGFIIPRLTMYMGKWIRHGGWYPNYRARLFLKSKGKFVGGKVHEAVELSGKRKKLKHPVFHYSYENLFDHVSFINRYSELAATEKFGKGKRSGLFLALLEAGYKSFWMYFVRLGFLDGRRGLILAIMGFYYNFLKYTKVFEMSLAEKNKKNDN; this is translated from the coding sequence TTGATGTTACCAATCTCAGCCTGTATCATCACATTAAACGAAGAAGATAATATCGAAAGATGTCTGTCTTCTCTTGATTTCGTAAACGAGATCATAGTATTGGATTCCGGTTCCAAGGATAAAACCGAAAGTATCGCAAAGAAGAAGGGAGCCAAAGTAGTTCTACGGAAATTCGACGATTACGTTTCCCAAAAGAATCATGTAATCTCTTTAGCTGAAAATCCTTGGATACTCACTCTGGATGCGGACGAAGAACTTTCTCCAGGCCTAAAAGAAGAGATCAAAAGTTTATTTAAGAATGGAGAACCGGAAGAAGACGGATTCATCATCCCAAGACTTACGATGTACATGGGAAAATGGATCCGACACGGAGGCTGGTATCCGAATTATAGAGCCAGACTATTCTTAAAATCCAAAGGAAAGTTTGTAGGCGGAAAGGTCCATGAAGCGGTGGAATTGTCCGGAAAAAGAAAGAAGTTAAAACATCCGGTCTTCCATTATTCGTACGAAAACCTATTCGATCATGTCAGCTTTATCAATAGATACTCCGAACTCGCAGCCACTGAAAAATTCGGAAAAGGAAAACGCAGCGGATTATTCTTAGCTCTTTTAGAAGCAGGATACAAATCCTTTTGGATGTATTTTGTAAGACTAGGATTTTTGGACGGCAGAAGAGGACTAATCCTCGCGATTATGGGCTTCTATTATAATTTTCTAAAGTACACCAAAGTATTCGAAATGTCTTTGGCGGAAAAAAATAAAAAGAACGATAACTAA
- the cutA gene encoding divalent-cation tolerance protein CutA, translated as MSSSQEILVFTTLADRDLAEEYIAEMLQLGIIVSGTIFPEVALLYQWEGKLTIDSENKILLKAKADKYAAIEEYIMKKHPYLAPEIIKMDVSFGSDKFKAFIKDKIAKGG; from the coding sequence ATGTCTTCATCTCAAGAAATTTTAGTCTTCACTACTCTGGCGGATCGTGACTTAGCGGAAGAGTATATCGCGGAAATGCTCCAACTTGGCATCATAGTAAGCGGCACCATTTTTCCGGAAGTGGCTCTTTTGTACCAATGGGAAGGTAAACTCACGATCGATTCCGAGAACAAAATCCTTCTAAAAGCGAAAGCGGATAAGTATGCCGCAATCGAAGAATATATTATGAAAAAACATCCGTATCTCGCTCCTGAGATCATCAAAATGGATGTTAGTTTCGGCTCGGATAAGTTTAAGGCTTTTATAAAGGACAAAATCGCGAAAGGTGGCTGA
- a CDS encoding ATP-binding protein, which yields MSFSLGEIEARIRELLANGLTGNSQDFHAWIRMDTLRKFREEPSFSPDWVPTTLDALVTSGEAAKSKLDPREYTLSAESSLRKKPSKNEEYLLLGRTEFQPMQYVRSRMESFLRANGIDEDLIVDLTIGSIEAVENAVKYGDGGNVEVAYTIEKSGIFKIRLVNNLRELNIEEDIERGKFSSTATLMRGMMVMQKLFDKMDLEILEDKRQALFMAEKVLPK from the coding sequence ATGTCCTTTTCCCTAGGAGAGATAGAAGCCCGCATTCGGGAACTCCTAGCAAACGGTTTAACAGGTAATTCCCAGGATTTCCATGCGTGGATCCGTATGGACACTCTTCGAAAATTCAGAGAAGAGCCTTCTTTCTCACCTGACTGGGTTCCCACTACTCTAGATGCGCTTGTTACATCAGGAGAAGCAGCAAAAAGTAAATTAGATCCTAGAGAATATACTCTCTCTGCAGAATCCTCTCTCCGCAAAAAACCTTCCAAAAACGAAGAATACCTTCTACTCGGCCGCACCGAATTCCAACCGATGCAATATGTAAGAAGCAGAATGGAATCTTTCCTGAGAGCCAACGGAATTGACGAGGACCTGATCGTGGACCTGACAATCGGCTCCATCGAAGCAGTGGAGAATGCTGTCAAATATGGTGACGGCGGAAATGTAGAAGTCGCCTATACAATCGAAAAAAGTGGAATTTTTAAGATCCGACTGGTGAACAACCTAAGAGAATTGAATATCGAAGAAGATATAGAAAGAGGAAAATTTTCTTCCACCGCCACTCTAATGAGAGGGATGATGGTAATGCAAAAATTATTCGATAAAATGGATCTGGAAATCTTAGAGGATAAAAGACAGGCATTATTTATGGCCGAAAAAGTCCTTCCGAAGTAA
- a CDS encoding type 1 glutamine amidotransferase domain-containing protein, protein MKTVLIPIPQIDFDPTEVSVPWKVLKEKGYKILFATPSGTSGEADFRMVTGKGLGILSPVLRAKNDDVLLYRELEKSNEFLNPKKYESVKSDSFDVLLLPGGHAKGMRVYLESEPLQKLVGNTFAEGKPVAAICHGVLLAARSKNPKTKKSSLYGFKTTGLLKSQELLAWNLTRAWLGDYYRTYPTPLQDEVISFLESKVDFQEGPMPIARDSFSNIKPGFSVLDKSYLSARWPGDAHKFASELPEFFG, encoded by the coding sequence ATGAAGACCGTTCTAATCCCGATCCCTCAAATCGATTTCGATCCCACAGAAGTATCCGTACCTTGGAAGGTCCTAAAAGAAAAAGGATATAAGATCCTATTTGCAACTCCAAGCGGAACCTCCGGAGAGGCGGATTTTAGGATGGTAACCGGAAAAGGTTTAGGTATTCTTTCTCCGGTTTTAAGGGCGAAAAATGATGACGTTCTTCTGTATAGAGAATTAGAAAAATCGAATGAATTCTTAAATCCCAAAAAGTATGAATCTGTTAAATCGGACTCCTTTGATGTACTGCTTCTTCCCGGAGGACATGCAAAAGGAATGAGGGTTTATCTGGAATCGGAACCTTTGCAGAAATTGGTGGGAAATACATTCGCAGAAGGAAAACCAGTGGCTGCGATCTGTCATGGAGTGCTTCTAGCTGCAAGATCCAAAAATCCTAAAACGAAAAAGTCCAGCTTATACGGATTCAAAACTACAGGACTTCTCAAGTCCCAGGAACTTCTGGCTTGGAATTTAACTAGAGCTTGGCTTGGGGATTATTATAGAACTTATCCTACGCCGTTGCAGGACGAGGTAATTTCCTTTTTAGAATCCAAAGTGGATTTCCAAGAAGGGCCTATGCCTATTGCACGAGATAGTTTTTCTAATATTAAACCGGGGTTCAGTGTTTTAGATAAGTCTTATCTTTCCGCTAGATGGCCCGGAGATGCTCATAAGTTTGCCTCTGAACTTCCCGAATTCTTCGGATAA
- a CDS encoding rhomboid family intramembrane serine protease: MRLDITLITIIVTGAISLYTLYVDQNLLDKLILRPFRDSKEGNYYTLATSGFVHADFTHLLFNMLTLYFFGRHVDMVLGPLGFMGLYLASILIANLVSFQKNKADANYASLGASGGTSGIVFASILFYPYSKIFFFFIPIPIPGPLYAILYLAYSYYASKNRQDGINHDAHFYGALTGLAVAILVQPLSLIAFVQYVLSAFI, translated from the coding sequence ATGAGATTAGACATTACACTTATCACTATAATAGTCACAGGAGCCATAAGCCTTTATACATTATATGTGGATCAGAACCTTTTAGACAAACTGATCCTAAGACCTTTCCGAGATTCTAAAGAAGGGAATTATTATACATTAGCCACCAGCGGATTCGTTCACGCTGATTTTACTCATCTATTATTCAATATGTTGACCCTTTATTTTTTCGGAAGGCATGTGGATATGGTGCTCGGTCCTTTAGGATTTATGGGGCTGTATTTAGCTAGTATCTTAATTGCAAATTTGGTTTCTTTCCAGAAAAATAAAGCGGACGCGAATTATGCGAGTTTAGGAGCTTCCGGTGGGACTTCCGGGATCGTATTTGCTTCTATCTTATTCTATCCTTATTCTAAAATTTTCTTTTTCTTTATACCGATCCCTATACCTGGACCTTTATATGCGATCTTGTATTTGGCATATTCTTATTATGCTTCTAAGAACAGGCAGGATGGGATCAATCACGATGCACATTTTTACGGGGCGCTGACTGGACTTGCGGTTGCGATCTTAGTACAACCGCTTTCATTGATTGCGTTCGTCCAATACGTGCTGAGTGCATTTATATAA
- a CDS encoding serine hydrolase domain-containing protein, with the protein MSSFFTSTSVKRFFLLSLLILFISNCSALDWGWVRLPSGLAWDQNETLDRNPVEGFRVEFPEELGLDSRPLVEFSKKLRKEKTEVRSLLILKEGNLVFERYAGGISRNHNHNMYSVTKSVVSLLLGICYTNDCGVDLEDSLSSAESGLPGLLPSELKGKESIRLKDALRMSSGMGWDSFPKKEDIRTDADPLAIAWTPVVSSAPGTKFEYSNGDTQLVAGYLEAKTGKTLYEYSKSTAFSWLGFKGEEWNTSKSGRQTAGFGLRLRPIDMAKLGQLYLDGGKWYGRQVLKPEWIAMTLEPGVEKRYGLQFWLHEFEGKPSFMANGKGGQFIYVIPHRKIVLVMTSAIWDKAPDLVLNSALDAIKASLASTDKIPSPDREEALLRELKISARTSLDPKLKEGADETRIAAEPGMKQNHP; encoded by the coding sequence GTGAGTAGTTTTTTTACAAGTACATCAGTAAAACGTTTCTTTCTTCTCTCCTTACTTATTCTTTTTATTTCAAATTGTAGCGCCCTGGACTGGGGTTGGGTAAGACTCCCTTCCGGGCTTGCCTGGGACCAAAACGAAACCTTAGATAGAAATCCTGTAGAAGGCTTTCGAGTGGAATTTCCGGAAGAATTGGGACTGGATTCCAGACCCTTAGTGGAATTTTCCAAAAAACTCAGGAAAGAAAAAACGGAGGTCCGTTCTCTTCTCATTTTGAAGGAAGGGAACCTGGTATTCGAAAGATATGCAGGTGGGATCTCAAGAAATCATAATCATAATATGTACTCCGTGACCAAATCAGTGGTCTCCCTATTATTAGGGATCTGTTATACGAATGATTGTGGAGTGGACTTGGAAGATAGCCTTTCTTCGGCAGAGTCCGGTTTACCTGGCCTTCTTCCCTCCGAATTGAAAGGAAAAGAATCCATCCGACTTAAAGATGCATTACGTATGAGTTCCGGAATGGGCTGGGATTCCTTTCCTAAAAAAGAAGATATCAGAACCGACGCAGACCCGCTTGCGATCGCTTGGACCCCAGTGGTATCTTCCGCACCCGGAACTAAATTCGAATATTCTAATGGAGATACCCAATTAGTTGCTGGTTATCTGGAAGCCAAAACAGGCAAAACATTATACGAATACTCTAAGAGCACTGCATTCTCCTGGTTAGGTTTTAAAGGAGAAGAATGGAATACATCCAAATCGGGCAGACAGACCGCAGGTTTCGGACTTCGACTGAGACCTATCGATATGGCTAAGTTAGGACAACTTTATCTGGATGGAGGAAAATGGTATGGACGTCAGGTATTAAAACCTGAATGGATCGCCATGACCTTAGAGCCTGGAGTAGAAAAAAGATACGGACTTCAATTCTGGCTGCATGAATTCGAAGGAAAGCCTAGCTTCATGGCAAACGGAAAAGGTGGTCAGTTCATCTATGTGATCCCTCATCGTAAGATTGTTTTAGTGATGACCAGTGCAATTTGGGACAAGGCACCCGATCTAGTTTTAAATTCCGCTTTGGATGCGATCAAGGCATCTTTGGCATCTACGGATAAGATCCCTTCTCCGGACAGGGAAGAAGCGCTTCTTAGAGAGTTAAAAATATCCGCCAGAACTTCTTTAGACCCCAAGCTTAAAGAAGGGGCGGATGAAACAAGGATTGCAGCAGAACCGGGGATGAAACAAAATCATCCTTAA
- a CDS encoding histidine kinase → MGQEIRDISDNIRLTVEDGRILSLKTHRITRSVEEHIQQAIELILDKVTYPTLVPTIYTIVKELSINACKANQKRIFFEEKGYDIENPIQYKKGVSEYRELFSESMAEEYGNKSKKKGYFCLITFDYSMDGIRVEVTNNTPVTIEEEKSLREKLEKGMQYGDIAQFYLDNADNTEGAGLGLALILIMLKGEGIDPSFFRIIIRKDVTIARLEVPLSSNFKSVRDQDFSRA, encoded by the coding sequence ATGGGTCAGGAAATCCGGGATATATCAGACAATATCCGGCTTACGGTGGAGGACGGAAGAATCCTCTCTCTAAAGACCCATCGGATCACCAGATCGGTCGAGGAACATATCCAACAAGCGATCGAGCTCATCTTGGATAAGGTCACTTATCCCACCCTTGTTCCAACGATTTACACTATCGTAAAAGAATTATCGATCAACGCCTGCAAGGCAAATCAAAAAAGGATCTTCTTCGAGGAAAAAGGATACGATATAGAAAATCCGATCCAGTACAAAAAAGGAGTCTCCGAATACAGGGAATTATTCTCCGAAAGTATGGCGGAAGAATACGGAAACAAATCCAAAAAGAAGGGATATTTTTGTCTGATCACTTTCGACTATTCCATGGATGGAATTCGGGTAGAAGTCACGAACAATACACCGGTTACTATTGAAGAAGAAAAATCCCTCCGCGAAAAATTAGAAAAAGGAATGCAGTACGGAGACATCGCCCAATTCTATTTAGATAACGCCGACAATACGGAAGGAGCCGGATTGGGACTCGCACTGATATTAATCATGCTAAAAGGAGAAGGTATCGATCCTTCCTTTTTCAGGATCATCATCCGCAAAGACGTAACCATCGCCAGATTGGAAGTTCCTCTTTCGTCTAATTTTAAATCCGTAAGAGACCAGGATTTTTCCCGCGCTTGA
- a CDS encoding NADPH-dependent FMN reductase produces MKVLAVSGSLRKGSSNTALLLAAKRIANDSLQITLADPIDRIPHFNPDLDTDSPPKEVIEWRKELKEADAILFSSPEYAFAIPGVLKNALDWIVSSAELYGKPVGLINASPGYGGASKAQEAFLHLLNVLTVKINDDCVLSIPSVNKKVDPEGNIMDEQTEKELRICLESLERLVQDSKLS; encoded by the coding sequence ATGAAAGTGCTCGCAGTCTCCGGAAGTTTAAGAAAAGGATCTTCCAATACAGCCTTATTACTCGCAGCAAAAAGGATCGCAAATGATTCTTTGCAAATCACACTCGCAGATCCGATAGATCGGATCCCTCACTTCAATCCCGACTTAGATACGGATTCTCCTCCTAAAGAAGTTATAGAATGGAGAAAAGAACTGAAAGAAGCGGACGCCATTCTTTTTTCGAGCCCTGAATATGCGTTTGCGATCCCGGGAGTTCTGAAGAATGCACTGGATTGGATCGTATCCAGTGCGGAACTTTATGGAAAGCCTGTCGGGCTGATCAATGCATCTCCCGGCTATGGAGGAGCTTCCAAAGCCCAGGAAGCTTTTTTACATTTATTGAATGTACTTACGGTTAAGATAAACGATGATTGTGTTCTAAGTATTCCTTCCGTGAACAAGAAGGTGGATCCGGAAGGAAATATCATGGACGAACAAACGGAGAAAGAACTTCGGATTTGTTTGGAAAGCCTGGAACGTTTGGTCCAAGATTCTAAACTTTCCTGA
- a CDS encoding tRNA (cytidine(34)-2'-O)-methyltransferase: MALRIALYRPEIPPNTGNIARLCVALGAELHIVGEPAFELSEKAARRAGLDYWDKLKLTLHSGWEAFSKTLDTDSKLYLISTKGKISYTTPEYGENDVFLFGNETSGLPQEIFGSEIPNGILRIPMEEDCRCLNLSNAVAVIAYEALRQIRRW, from the coding sequence ATGGCTCTCCGGATCGCATTGTATCGACCGGAGATACCTCCCAATACGGGAAATATCGCCCGACTATGCGTCGCTTTAGGAGCGGAGCTGCATATCGTAGGAGAACCTGCCTTCGAGTTGTCTGAAAAAGCGGCAAGAAGAGCAGGGCTGGATTATTGGGATAAACTAAAACTCACTCTTCATTCCGGTTGGGAAGCTTTCTCAAAGACCTTAGACACTGATTCCAAATTATATTTAATATCTACTAAAGGTAAAATTTCTTATACAACTCCGGAGTACGGGGAGAATGACGTATTTTTATTCGGAAATGAAACATCCGGACTCCCTCAGGAAATTTTTGGATCAGAGATCCCTAATGGGATCCTTAGGATCCCGATGGAAGAAGATTGCAGATGTTTAAATTTGAGTAACGCAGTCGCGGTAATCGCATACGAGGCATTGCGCCAAATTCGTCGTTGGTGA
- a CDS encoding S1 RNA-binding domain-containing protein — protein sequence MKEDQKELFQKLLDESFRKKAALEPGAKVSALVTSSKSDYVFIKIQGAGLSGIIAADEFTEAPPKQGETIEAYFLQESSGDQYFTTCLNGDTISKDMVSVAHTAEIPVLGHIVGENDAGVEVKLGEQTGFCPFSQLDPELKKQNNGVGKRVRFLISEVGNKGKIIVSQKKIADKEREAKISVLKGELKPGMFVTCKVKSVHTFGLIVEADGLTALVPASEATFKKGADLTKDFHPGQVLRAKVLKLDWEEGKHSFTVKDFLKDPWAQNVPFKEGDLVTGTVESVKPFGVFVKLNEQFSGLVPNRETGLQNRTPAAQHFKMGDSVSAFVTEVNIGKRQISLSLVKAKEVQERLDYSGYLSEETSSTGSFGAILAKSLNKGQKKG from the coding sequence ATGAAAGAAGATCAAAAAGAACTGTTTCAAAAATTACTGGACGAAAGTTTCAGAAAAAAAGCGGCCTTAGAGCCTGGAGCAAAAGTTTCTGCGTTAGTCACTAGTTCTAAATCGGATTACGTTTTTATAAAGATCCAAGGAGCAGGTCTCTCCGGGATCATCGCCGCGGATGAATTTACGGAAGCTCCCCCTAAGCAGGGAGAAACGATCGAGGCATATTTTTTACAGGAATCTTCCGGAGACCAATACTTCACCACTTGTTTGAACGGGGACACAATCTCTAAGGATATGGTATCAGTAGCCCATACTGCTGAGATCCCGGTTTTGGGTCATATCGTCGGGGAGAATGATGCAGGCGTAGAAGTCAAGTTAGGCGAACAAACAGGTTTCTGCCCATTCTCCCAATTAGATCCTGAGCTTAAAAAACAGAATAACGGAGTCGGCAAAAGGGTCCGTTTCCTCATTTCAGAAGTGGGGAATAAGGGAAAGATCATCGTTTCCCAAAAGAAAATCGCGGATAAGGAAAGAGAGGCCAAAATTTCAGTTCTAAAAGGAGAATTGAAACCCGGTATGTTCGTTACCTGCAAGGTCAAATCGGTCCATACTTTCGGATTGATCGTCGAAGCTGACGGACTTACCGCACTTGTTCCCGCTTCCGAGGCGACTTTCAAAAAGGGAGCGGATCTTACTAAAGATTTCCATCCTGGACAAGTACTGAGAGCAAAAGTTTTAAAATTAGATTGGGAAGAAGGAAAACACAGCTTTACCGTTAAAGATTTCCTAAAAGATCCTTGGGCCCAAAATGTTCCTTTCAAAGAAGGTGATCTAGTCACAGGAACCGTAGAAAGTGTAAAACCTTTCGGAGTATTCGTAAAATTGAATGAACAATTTTCCGGACTGGTCCCTAACAGAGAAACCGGATTACAAAATCGTACACCTGCCGCACAACATTTCAAGATGGGAGATTCTGTTTCCGCATTTGTAACGGAAGTGAATATAGGCAAAAGACAGATCTCACTTTCTCTTGTGAAAGCGAAAGAAGTTCAGGAAAGATTGGATTATAGCGGATATCTTTCCGAGGAAACTTCTTCCACCGGATCTTTCGGCGCTATTCTTGCAAAATCCTTAAACAAGGGACAGAAAAAAGGATAA
- a CDS encoding LIC_10730 family protein, with the protein MKIKFGILLFFFILNCFFTVDWSSDESGKIKGKASAEDFPEAGDANLSKQELSKRGKKGEFKTREEQELFDMMISAGSDQNTARNCAAKYGNCKSQCWIQYPIPKVETVFTAITVDRKREDCIGKCSNLCDDYTPSSSRGSMPNSGKGNYSDPNAPRY; encoded by the coding sequence ATGAAAATTAAATTCGGAATATTACTATTCTTCTTTATTCTAAACTGCTTTTTCACAGTGGATTGGAGCTCCGACGAATCCGGCAAAATTAAAGGAAAAGCTTCAGCGGAGGATTTTCCGGAAGCGGGAGATGCTAACTTAAGCAAACAAGAATTGTCCAAAAGAGGCAAAAAGGGAGAATTCAAGACCAGAGAAGAGCAGGAACTTTTCGATATGATGATCTCCGCAGGTTCCGATCAGAATACCGCTCGGAATTGTGCCGCCAAGTATGGGAACTGCAAGAGCCAATGTTGGATCCAATATCCTATTCCTAAAGTAGAGACTGTTTTTACCGCAATTACTGTGGATCGAAAGAGAGAAGATTGTATCGGAAAATGCAGTAATCTTTGCGATGATTATACTCCTTCTAGCTCCAGAGGTTCTATGCCTAATTCGGGCAAAGGAAATTATTCGGATCCGAACGCTCCTAGATACTGA
- a CDS encoding HAD-IA family hydrolase, translating to MSSKEHYIFLDVGDTLLTMKKPAGEVYFEVLKEFGLDGSKHPNGYMERAFRKAYAHMTRHPLPDFRDKFHAHTDGSEGWWRELLGFFLKEIGSDLEPDPIFQSIFKRFDEPSVWEIDPGFFELVEFAKQRGSGLGIISNWDHRLKQLLASVGVLDYFYPVIVSAEFGYEKPSPLIFQEAEKIVGLSPDKLVYCGDKVELDILPTRSRGWTAFHKHVEGDIRDLGELTSILKKV from the coding sequence ATGAGTTCCAAAGAACATTACATTTTTCTGGATGTAGGAGACACTCTCCTTACAATGAAAAAGCCCGCAGGAGAAGTGTACTTCGAAGTTCTAAAAGAATTCGGATTGGATGGTTCCAAACATCCAAACGGTTATATGGAAAGAGCGTTTCGTAAGGCATATGCTCACATGACGCGTCATCCACTTCCTGACTTCAGAGATAAGTTCCATGCTCATACAGATGGAAGCGAAGGCTGGTGGAGAGAGTTACTCGGCTTCTTCTTAAAAGAAATAGGATCCGATCTGGAACCGGATCCTATTTTCCAGTCCATATTCAAACGTTTTGATGAACCTTCCGTTTGGGAAATAGACCCAGGCTTTTTCGAATTGGTAGAATTTGCAAAACAAAGAGGTTCCGGTCTTGGGATCATTTCCAACTGGGATCATAGACTTAAACAATTGTTAGCAAGCGTAGGTGTTCTGGATTATTTTTATCCGGTAATTGTTTCCGCAGAATTCGGATACGAAAAACCTTCTCCCTTGATCTTCCAAGAAGCGGAGAAGATCGTGGGACTTTCTCCGGACAAATTGGTCTACTGCGGAGACAAGGTGGAGTTGGATATCCTGCCGACACGTTCTAGGGGATGGACTGCGTTTCATAAACATGTGGAAGGAGATATCCGTGATCTGGGAGAGCTGACCTCTATACTAAAAAAAGTGTAG